Genomic DNA from Lactuca sativa cultivar Salinas chromosome 8, Lsat_Salinas_v11, whole genome shotgun sequence:
aaattatagaccaaacgtgcaattttgaccaaaccacagggacgatttcagtaatttactcaaaaaataactaaaaaatcAGGACCAAAAACTGGAACCGATAGTCCAGTTACCGGTTATTATAATATTGCAATACCAATTCCAATTCCGAACCGGTCTGATTTAGTTCCGGTTCCACCTCCCGTTCCTATTCATAACTGTGATGAAATCTACATACATatatgaatgaaaaaaaaaaaaaaaagataactcATTTTCCTTTTGGTTAAAGAGATTGGTTTCATAATAATACTCGTCACACGAAAACCCAAACAACATCGAATAAGTTCATTACATAGTAACAAAcactaagaaaaaaaaaatcctaaaattcATACAAGAATTTCTCAAACAACGGCTGTTCATCAGCACCTAAACACACAGCCAACGACATACTCCGATCATTATTAGGGCTCGGCAACACATAAATCGTCCCCTCGTACAAAATCACCGCCGGTCCCATAAACACCGGCCGCCCCCAGCCAAAATCCGCATCATGCACCGGCAACCGGGTCCACGTATTTATGTTAAGATTAGGGCTCGCAAAATAACTCGGTCCACGTATCAAAGCCGATAAATCCGGTTGCACTTCAAGGTAATCAATTGCCGATCTTAAATACTCGTTATCCATTTTACTCAACGTGGATCGGATCAACGATGCTGAAGTTGACAGAGGTTGACTCGTGAGCTCGCCGGATTCCGCCATTGGGGTGGCGGTGAACACAACGTTGCCAAGGTATCCCGGTGGGAGTTGCGGGCTCAATCTTGACCGTCCATCTGTTGCCACGTACAATTTGGTCAACTGGTCGTTTGGGAGTCCACGTGCCTTGCACGCGCACCGCCATAGATGGGCTGCGAGGATTTCGTATGTGCTGTACGCGGTGTTTCCGCCGTCGTTCTTGGCGGCGGCTTTGAGGGCGTTGAGTTGGTCGAGGGTGAGCTTTAGAACGGTGGTGGAGGCTTTCCGGGTTGAGCTTCCGGTGGTGGTTTTCATGGTCGGAGGGAGGTGGTATTCGACATGGTCGAAAGTGGGAGTCGGTGGTTCACGTGATCGGAGGAGTGTCCGGTCGGTGAAAGGTGGAACGGCGATGGAGAG
This window encodes:
- the LOC111878060 gene encoding shikimate O-hydroxycinnamoyltransferase translates to MGSDYKTIKINIKQSSLVQPSKATVPSNQKLWTSNLDLVVGRIHILTVYFYRPNGCPNFFDPVVMKKALADALVSFYPFAGRLSRDQNGRPEINCNGEGVLFVEAESDSTLDDFGDFTPSPELRLLTPTVDYSGDISSYPLFFAQVTHFKCGGVGLGCGVFHTLADGLSSIHFINIWSDMTRGLSIAVPPFTDRTLLRSREPPTPTFDHVEYHLPPTMKTTTGSSTRKASTTVLKLTLDQLNALKAAAKNDGGNTAYSTYEILAAHLWRCACKARGLPNDQLTKLYVATDGRSRLSPQLPPGYLGNVVFTATPMAESGELTSQPLSTSASLIRSTLSKMDNEYLRSAIDYLEVQPDLSALIRGPSYFASPNLNINTWTRLPVHDADFGWGRPVFMGPAVILYEGTIYVLPSPNNDRSMSLAVCLGADEQPLFEKFLYEF